Proteins from a genomic interval of Sulfurimonas sp. HSL3-2:
- a CDS encoding GNAT family N-acetyltransferase: MMSSSEQRLKNWLVTHGAVDEKIESLQEIIRLDLSGRKIEELPQEFGLLTNLIALNLSNNKLSSLPDSMEKLNKLSNLDLRRNSFKVLPQVLKHMELRSINASSNTLADVSVLKECLHVRVLDLSSNVLKSIDGSIGLENELRTLNLSSNLLHDLSSVFSLLKKVQRLNINDNIIKEIPSTVKELLSIEEFEAAYNHIEKIDDAFFELDVERVDLSANLLISLHLHSLIELEVLVLDENPFRKLDMDFSFAPYLKEFSCDSCGLDEFLLPQSESLELLCYSSNEIETVPKEIGRYTQLQELDIDGNKIKELPDTLANLSYLETLYINGNPLSEEAKKVITILDPEICDLNMKTGITIEKAIEADLPEMAELLSVLFTIETDFTIDYNKQLAGITRLFEHDTSDLLVAKYEGKVIGMITMQRLISSAEGDYVGQIEDLVVYEEYRKMGVGSRLINKMRSMAVEYGYKRIQLAADVDNKNALQFYSRRGFKKTHLNIYHYIV; encoded by the coding sequence ATGATGAGTAGCAGCGAACAAAGACTGAAAAACTGGTTGGTGACTCACGGTGCCGTTGATGAGAAGATCGAATCGCTTCAAGAGATCATCAGACTTGATCTCAGCGGTCGTAAGATCGAAGAGCTTCCGCAAGAGTTCGGACTGCTTACAAACTTGATCGCTTTAAACCTCTCGAACAACAAGCTGAGTTCTCTGCCTGATTCGATGGAAAAACTCAATAAGCTTTCAAATCTCGATCTGCGAAGAAACAGTTTTAAAGTCCTGCCTCAGGTACTAAAACATATGGAACTGCGTTCGATCAATGCAAGTTCAAACACTCTTGCCGATGTAAGTGTGCTCAAAGAGTGCTTACATGTAAGAGTCCTTGACCTAAGCAGTAATGTACTCAAAAGTATAGACGGTTCCATCGGTTTAGAGAACGAACTTCGTACACTGAACCTATCATCGAACCTCCTGCATGATCTGAGCAGTGTCTTTTCTCTACTGAAAAAAGTCCAGAGATTAAATATAAACGATAACATCATAAAAGAGATCCCTTCGACTGTCAAAGAGTTGTTGTCGATAGAGGAGTTTGAAGCAGCGTACAACCATATAGAAAAGATCGATGATGCATTTTTTGAGTTGGATGTCGAGCGTGTCGATTTGAGTGCGAACCTTCTTATTTCGCTGCATCTGCATTCACTTATCGAACTTGAAGTGCTTGTCCTTGATGAAAATCCTTTTAGAAAACTGGATATGGATTTTAGTTTTGCACCGTACTTAAAAGAGTTTTCATGCGACAGTTGCGGATTAGATGAGTTTTTACTGCCGCAGTCGGAGAGTCTGGAACTTTTATGTTACTCTTCAAACGAGATAGAAACAGTTCCAAAAGAGATAGGCAGGTATACACAGCTGCAAGAGCTGGATATCGACGGCAATAAGATAAAAGAACTGCCCGATACTTTGGCAAATCTCTCCTATTTGGAGACGCTGTATATAAATGGAAACCCTCTGAGCGAAGAGGCAAAGAAAGTAATAACTATACTAGACCCGGAGATTTGTGACTTGAATATGAAAACAGGAATAACCATAGAAAAAGCAATAGAAGCCGATCTGCCTGAAATGGCGGAACTACTCAGCGTGCTCTTTACGATAGAGACAGATTTTACGATCGACTATAACAAACAGCTGGCAGGGATCACACGTCTTTTTGAACATGATACGAGTGACCTGCTTGTAGCAAAGTATGAGGGAAAGGTCATCGGTATGATAACGATGCAGCGTCTTATCTCGAGTGCCGAGGGTGACTATGTAGGACAGATAGAAGACCTTGTCGTGTATGAGGAGTATAGAAAGATGGGCGTCGGAAGCCGTCTTATCAACAAGATGAGAAGTATGGCAGTCGAGTACGGATACAAACGTATTCAACTTGCAGCCGATGTAGATAATAAAAATGCTCTACAGTTTTACAGCCGCCGCGGTTTTAAAAAGACGCATCTCAACATCTATCACTACATAGTATAA
- a CDS encoding CCE_0567 family metalloprotein has translation MSEEIKEKKKELAKFKRMAVEIASEIHDIVEDTLWTDYDRMPELSKRLVDAVKEANEFKEANGL, from the coding sequence ATGTCTGAAGAGATAAAAGAAAAAAAGAAAGAGTTGGCAAAGTTTAAAAGAATGGCGGTAGAGATCGCTTCTGAGATACACGATATTGTAGAAGATACGCTATGGACGGATTATGATAGAATGCCGGAACTAAGTAAAAGACTTGTTGATGCTGTAAAAGAAGCAAACGAGTTTAAAGAAGCAAACGGTCTATAA
- a CDS encoding FeoA family protein: MCLLEMKRGEMAVIDTVNVSGELKKRLVALGLIRNANISIKNFGWFKSTVQVMINRSFIALRKDEAAQIMVHKI; this comes from the coding sequence ATGTGTTTATTAGAGATGAAAAGAGGAGAGATGGCAGTCATCGATACTGTCAATGTAAGCGGTGAACTGAAAAAGCGTCTTGTAGCACTCGGACTGATACGCAATGCGAATATAAGCATTAAAAACTTCGGATGGTTTAAAAGTACGGTTCAAGTTATGATAAATCGTTCGTTCATAGCGCTTCGCAAAGATGAAGCTGCACAGATAATGGTTCACAAAATCTAA
- a CDS encoding GNAT family N-acetyltransferase, whose amino-acid sequence MFIGWLKFADVSDLVTISEDVGWLLDGYHVKLMMMHSPHLCYGAYDNGELVGAIMAIEFEHSCMIKYFMIKPSHQKQGIGRRLFETLLGAVSSEYNSLYLHANPDMVPFFERYGFESKMDVGRYINVGKVPPFNFTNAHAKELDGSNFESIIATIDKETFHENRMDFLLDEMERNSSLKLTLPNGFQHSSIVNARNVYLGPWQVRAGHDDEAEKMMRGVLYFRGLKKVVADVPLGVKHVVDLYEKYHFQCKQRFVHMSRGTTTDINFENIYAFSL is encoded by the coding sequence ATGTTTATAGGATGGCTTAAATTCGCTGATGTAAGCGACCTTGTAACTATCTCCGAGGATGTGGGCTGGTTGCTTGACGGCTACCATGTAAAACTTATGATGATGCACTCTCCGCACCTTTGTTACGGTGCTTATGATAATGGAGAGCTTGTGGGTGCCATTATGGCCATTGAATTTGAGCACTCATGCATGATCAAGTATTTTATGATCAAGCCAAGCCACCAAAAACAGGGCATCGGCCGTCGTCTTTTTGAGACGCTTCTAGGTGCAGTCAGTAGTGAATATAACAGTTTGTATCTTCATGCAAATCCTGACATGGTACCGTTTTTTGAAAGATACGGTTTCGAGTCTAAGATGGATGTAGGAAGATATATCAACGTCGGAAAAGTACCGCCTTTTAATTTTACCAACGCTCACGCAAAAGAGCTTGACGGCAGTAATTTCGAGTCAATTATCGCAACGATAGACAAAGAGACATTTCATGAAAACAGAATGGATTTTCTTTTGGATGAGATGGAGAGAAACAGCTCTTTAAAACTTACACTTCCAAACGGGTTTCAACACTCAAGTATCGTCAATGCCCGCAATGTCTACTTAGGGCCTTGGCAGGTTCGTGCTGGTCACGATGACGAAGCAGAAAAGATGATGCGCGGAGTGTTGTATTTTAGAGGACTGAAAAAAGTTGTCGCAGACGTTCCATTAGGTGTCAAACATGTGGTTGACTTGTATGAGAAGTATCATTTTCAATGTAAACAGCGTTTTGTCCATATGTCAAGAGGCACGACGACTGATATCAACTTTGAGAATATCTACGCATTTTCTTTATAA
- the nifV gene encoding homocitrate synthase produces MLINDTTLRDGEQAPYVAFNTEEKLSIAQGLVACGADELEIGIPAMGSKEQEDIKELLSLGLDARMMTWNRAKMSDLEASLECGVKAVDLSIPISDILIDVKFAGDKSAMLRELESTIIAAKQEGLFVCIGGEDSSRGSIEFMTEVMTLGRELGADRFRYCDTVGIMTPTQIYSDIKALTSLDILPIEMHTHNDFGLANANALSGLDAGAVSVNTTVIGLGERAGNASFEQISMALKHLYGQTRHIDSLGMRNLAMTVANAAGMTLSPSAPIIGEHIFSHESGVHADGMMKNGRAYEPFDAEEVGCIREFPIGKHSGTGTILYHLKQLGIVAEKHTLAHLLPRIREIVTSRKRVLDDAELVTLYRESLCL; encoded by the coding sequence ATGTTAATCAATGACACTACGCTTCGTGACGGTGAACAAGCTCCGTACGTTGCATTTAACACAGAAGAGAAGCTTTCAATTGCACAAGGTCTAGTAGCTTGCGGTGCCGATGAACTAGAGATCGGTATCCCTGCTATGGGAAGTAAAGAGCAAGAGGATATAAAAGAGCTTCTTTCACTGGGATTGGATGCACGTATGATGACTTGGAACCGTGCGAAGATGAGCGATCTTGAAGCTTCGCTTGAGTGTGGTGTCAAAGCAGTAGATCTTTCTATCCCTATTTCGGATATCTTGATCGATGTAAAATTTGCAGGCGACAAGTCTGCGATGCTGCGCGAACTTGAATCTACGATAATCGCGGCAAAACAAGAGGGACTGTTTGTCTGTATCGGCGGTGAAGACAGTTCAAGAGGTTCCATAGAGTTTATGACGGAAGTCATGACTTTAGGACGCGAACTCGGAGCTGACCGTTTCCGCTATTGCGATACGGTCGGGATCATGACACCGACACAGATATACAGCGACATTAAAGCACTTACTTCTTTAGATATTCTGCCGATCGAGATGCATACTCATAACGATTTCGGTCTTGCAAATGCAAATGCGCTTAGCGGTTTGGACGCAGGTGCAGTCAGTGTCAATACGACAGTTATAGGTTTAGGTGAAAGAGCGGGTAACGCTTCATTTGAACAGATATCTATGGCACTTAAACACCTCTACGGTCAGACACGTCATATAGATTCACTCGGAATGCGCAATCTCGCCATGACCGTAGCAAATGCGGCTGGCATGACGCTATCGCCAAGCGCACCTATCATCGGAGAACATATCTTCTCTCACGAAAGTGGAGTCCATGCGGACGGTATGATGAAAAACGGCAGGGCATATGAGCCTTTTGATGCAGAAGAAGTAGGGTGCATAAGAGAGTTCCCTATCGGTAAACATTCGGGAACAGGTACGATTTTATACCATTTAAAACAGCTCGGTATAGTAGCAGAAAAGCATACTCTTGCTCATCTGCTTCCTCGCATCCGTGAGATTGTGACATCAAGAAAAAGAGTTCTTGATGATGCAGAGTTAGTCACTTTATACAGGGAAAGCCTATGTTTATAG
- the nifB gene encoding nitrogenase cofactor biosynthesis protein NifB: MSCSSSNPAEAFMPQDIQDKIHNHPCYSEGAHHHYARIHVAVAPACNIQCNYCNRKYDCSNESRPGVTSERLTPEESAKKVMYVGGEVQRLSVLGIAGPGDALANPKKTFETFRLVREKAPDLKLCLSTNGLELPKFVDEMVKYDIDHVTVTINSVDTTGEIGSKIYPWIFYNNKRIYGKEAARILLERQLEGMKKCVENGILIKANSVLIPGINDKHLPEVAKKLKEIGVFLHNIMPIISEPEHGTAFGLSGVPSATDQQQMEVQEACGMDMKLMQHCRQCRADAVGLIGEDRGQEFTKDVFSSMSFDDLEDHYNIKARQESQAKIEEFRFFLDKANERVRKEKEELSSDGQTILVAVTTAGEGMINQHFGSVREFLIYEAGDKGIRFIHHRKLDYEYCAGPDGANPMEPILEKLKDVKLILTAKIGGCPQDDLARAGLIADQSYAYEPIEVSVLKATRKYFNLPEELEGN, encoded by the coding sequence ATGAGTTGTAGTTCAAGCAATCCAGCTGAAGCATTTATGCCTCAAGATATTCAAGACAAGATACACAACCACCCGTGTTACTCTGAGGGTGCTCACCATCATTATGCGAGAATACACGTGGCGGTTGCGCCGGCTTGTAATATCCAATGTAACTATTGTAATAGAAAATATGACTGTTCAAATGAGAGCCGTCCGGGAGTTACAAGTGAAAGACTGACACCTGAAGAGTCAGCGAAAAAAGTCATGTATGTAGGCGGTGAAGTTCAGCGTCTAAGCGTACTTGGGATCGCAGGTCCCGGTGATGCGCTTGCAAATCCTAAAAAGACTTTCGAGACATTTAGACTGGTACGTGAAAAAGCGCCGGATCTAAAACTTTGTCTCTCTACAAACGGTTTGGAGCTTCCAAAGTTCGTAGATGAGATGGTCAAGTACGACATCGACCACGTGACCGTTACTATAAACAGTGTGGATACGACTGGTGAGATAGGTTCTAAGATATATCCTTGGATCTTCTATAACAACAAACGTATCTACGGTAAAGAAGCGGCTCGTATTCTTTTAGAGCGTCAGCTTGAAGGTATGAAAAAGTGTGTTGAAAACGGGATCCTTATCAAAGCAAACTCTGTTTTGATCCCTGGTATCAACGACAAACACCTGCCTGAAGTCGCTAAAAAGCTAAAAGAGATAGGCGTGTTCTTACACAACATCATGCCGATCATCTCTGAACCTGAACACGGAACTGCGTTTGGACTCTCAGGCGTACCTAGTGCGACTGATCAACAACAGATGGAAGTTCAAGAAGCGTGCGGTATGGATATGAAACTTATGCAGCACTGCCGCCAATGTCGTGCGGATGCCGTAGGTCTTATCGGTGAAGACAGAGGTCAAGAGTTTACTAAAGATGTATTTAGCTCTATGAGTTTTGATGATCTTGAAGACCATTACAACATCAAAGCGCGTCAAGAGTCTCAAGCGAAGATCGAAGAGTTCAGATTTTTCTTAGATAAAGCAAATGAGCGTGTACGTAAAGAGAAAGAGGAACTAAGCTCTGACGGTCAGACTATCCTTGTAGCAGTTACGACTGCAGGCGAGGGGATGATCAACCAGCACTTCGGTTCTGTTAGAGAGTTCCTGATCTATGAAGCGGGTGACAAGGGTATCCGTTTTATCCATCACAGAAAACTTGATTATGAGTACTGTGCAGGACCGGACGGTGCAAACCCGATGGAACCGATCCTAGAAAAACTAAAAGACGTGAAGCTGATACTTACTGCTAAGATAGGCGGATGTCCTCAGGACGATCTGGCACGTGCGGGACTTATCGCAGATCAAAGTTATGCTTATGAGCCGATAGAAGTATCTGTTTTAAAAGCGACTAGAAAATACTTCAATCTGCCGGAAGAATTAGAAGGGAATTAA
- a CDS encoding DUF4395 domain-containing protein, with protein sequence MKELFAYGEKVPGYDVRVLNEREARAAAAILFVGAFLGLTNGVMLGTAVFSEYFVSFFALDFTIRVIKPKYAPSLLLGRFFVQNQTPEYVGAEQKRFAWLLGMILAWPMFYYLVIDFQPNPIKVLVCLICMALLFLEAAFSICLGCKLFNIFKKEKATNCPGGVCEMRVKEPIQRFSPVQKAIAIITALVMTYGAYAYMTKLPDRTSLTKKIKIMMMSDAELKALEEAEYQKELEAFDKEE encoded by the coding sequence ATGAAAGAATTATTTGCATACGGTGAGAAAGTCCCCGGGTATGATGTCAGAGTTTTAAATGAGAGAGAAGCGAGAGCAGCTGCTGCCATACTCTTTGTCGGAGCATTTTTAGGACTGACAAACGGTGTTATGCTGGGGACTGCAGTATTTTCAGAGTACTTCGTGAGTTTCTTCGCACTTGATTTTACCATCCGTGTCATCAAGCCAAAATATGCTCCGAGTCTTCTCTTGGGCCGTTTCTTTGTTCAAAACCAGACACCTGAGTACGTGGGAGCTGAACAAAAACGTTTCGCTTGGCTTTTAGGGATGATACTAGCATGGCCGATGTTTTACTATCTTGTCATAGATTTTCAGCCGAATCCTATAAAAGTACTTGTCTGTCTTATCTGTATGGCACTGCTTTTTCTTGAGGCCGCTTTTTCGATCTGTCTGGGTTGTAAACTTTTCAACATTTTTAAAAAAGAGAAAGCTACAAACTGTCCCGGCGGTGTATGCGAGATGAGGGTAAAAGAGCCTATACAGAGATTTTCTCCTGTACAAAAAGCCATCGCTATCATCACCGCTTTAGTTATGACTTATGGTGCGTATGCCTATATGACAAAACTTCCTGACAGAACAAGTCTTACTAAAAAGATAAAAATCATGATGATGAGTGATGCAGAACTTAAAGCATTAGAGGAAGCAGAATATCAAAAGGAACTAGAAGCATTTGATAAAGAGGAGTAA
- a CDS encoding SIR2 family protein: protein MNEIIQTIKKELRNQTTVPYFGLGIFEGVTTKEGEEMPYDSDSMILKMNNGRPMSQRLMFEYSRAAMHLEQRRGVEYITQLMNHIYTKSFEPTSLQKAIIDMSPRYIIDTNRDTKIQELLAFEPHCLIIGKSRIMADKNRYEVYEYDVENKKYFLVEDEVLDNAEKILFKPMGSPLPEPNFIISDADYVDWLTEAMGGFALPPILKTYRKTKKYLFMGTSFDRDTDRMVANELTLDLEGGYVITDKELGKKEKKFIEKHNLEVINMSLQDFIKEFI from the coding sequence ATGAATGAAATAATACAAACGATAAAAAAAGAGCTTAGAAACCAGACTACCGTGCCCTACTTCGGTCTTGGGATATTTGAAGGCGTAACAACTAAAGAGGGCGAAGAGATGCCTTACGATTCAGACTCGATGATACTCAAGATGAACAACGGCAGACCTATGAGCCAAAGACTTATGTTTGAGTACTCACGTGCGGCTATGCACTTAGAACAGCGCCGCGGTGTCGAGTACATCACTCAGCTTATGAACCATATATACACAAAAAGCTTTGAGCCTACATCTTTACAAAAAGCGATCATCGATATGTCTCCAAGATATATCATAGACACGAACCGTGATACGAAGATACAAGAACTGCTGGCTTTTGAACCGCATTGTCTTATCATCGGTAAGTCTAGGATCATGGCTGATAAAAACAGATATGAAGTCTATGAGTACGATGTCGAGAATAAAAAATATTTTCTTGTAGAAGACGAAGTCTTGGATAACGCAGAAAAGATACTTTTCAAGCCGATGGGTTCGCCTCTTCCTGAGCCGAACTTCATCATCTCAGATGCGGATTATGTCGACTGGCTGACTGAAGCGATGGGCGGGTTTGCACTGCCTCCGATACTCAAAACATACAGAAAGACAAAAAAATATCTGTTTATGGGAACATCATTTGACCGTGATACGGATAGAATGGTCGCAAACGAGCTGACACTCGATCTTGAAGGCGGTTACGTCATAACAGACAAAGAGTTAGGGAAAAAAGAGAAGAAATTTATTGAAAAACACAACCTTGAGGTCATCAACATGTCACTTCAAGACTTTATCAAAGAATTTATATAA
- a CDS encoding ATP-dependent Clp protease proteolytic subunit, with translation MPMIPTVKDRSPRGERYFDLFSKLLNDRVIVITEQVDDHMMGVIVSQLLYLEAEDSTEPIHMYISSPGGSVMAGLAILDTMQLISAPVHTYAMGMVASMAAVLFTCGEKGHRYMLPNAEIMIHQPLGGTSGQASDIEIQAKHIMNLKKRLYKILSKATGKHVKTIEKESDRDNYFEAEQAIAFGLADTILSSTDKKDK, from the coding sequence ATGCCAATGATTCCAACAGTAAAAGACCGTTCACCAAGAGGTGAAAGATATTTTGACCTTTTTTCAAAACTTTTAAACGACCGTGTCATCGTCATTACCGAACAGGTAGACGACCATATGATGGGTGTCATCGTATCTCAGCTTCTTTACCTTGAAGCTGAGGACTCTACTGAGCCTATCCATATGTATATAAGTTCACCGGGCGGTTCAGTGATGGCAGGACTTGCTATCTTGGATACGATGCAGCTTATCAGCGCACCTGTTCACACATACGCTATGGGTATGGTCGCTTCTATGGCAGCCGTACTTTTTACTTGCGGCGAAAAGGGTCACAGATATATGCTGCCAAACGCGGAGATCATGATACATCAGCCTTTAGGCGGGACATCAGGTCAGGCAAGCGACATCGAGATTCAGGCAAAACACATCATGAATCTTAAAAAAAGACTTTACAAAATTCTTTCAAAGGCGACTGGAAAACATGTTAAGACTATTGAAAAAGAAAGCGATCGTGATAACTATTTTGAAGCAGAGCAGGCAATTGCATTTGGATTGGCCGACACAATACTAAGCAGCACTGATAAAAAGGATAAATAA
- the clpX gene encoding ATP-dependent Clp protease ATP-binding subunit ClpX, translating to MSQEKTCSFCGRKQSEVKKMFSSEKTHICNECVATCSSILQKEVKYEQRAQMQEQLPKPEKIVSYLDKHIIGQEDAKKVLAVALYNHYKRIENPIYNNVELEKSNILLLGPTGSGKTLLAKSLAKIMNVPFAIADATALTEAGYVGEDVESILSRLLAAANYDIELAQRGIIYIDEIDKIARKSESSTMGRDVSGEGVQQGLLKILEGAEVYVPVKGSRKNSTTETVLFDTSHVLFVCGGAFVGLVPDTNSKKSNRVGFGSVKEKEAKEFKVDQKALVHYGIIPEFIGRIPVIAQLKELTLDQMVQILKEPDNALIKQFQALFEMDGITLKFEEKALEAIAEQAIEKGVGARGLRGIIEEVMLPLQYSCPSRDNLETCTITEAVVKDPSKEPIFTYKTEKEA from the coding sequence ATGAGCCAAGAAAAAACTTGTTCATTCTGTGGACGTAAACAGAGCGAAGTCAAAAAGATGTTCTCATCCGAGAAGACACATATCTGTAACGAGTGTGTCGCTACATGTTCTAGCATCCTGCAAAAAGAGGTAAAGTACGAACAGCGCGCACAGATGCAAGAACAGCTTCCAAAACCAGAGAAGATCGTCAGCTATCTTGACAAACATATCATCGGTCAGGAAGATGCAAAAAAAGTATTGGCAGTCGCACTTTACAACCACTACAAACGTATAGAGAACCCTATATACAATAATGTAGAACTTGAAAAAAGTAACATCCTGCTTTTAGGACCGACGGGAAGCGGTAAGACTCTTCTTGCTAAATCACTCGCGAAGATCATGAACGTACCGTTTGCCATAGCAGATGCAACGGCTTTGACTGAAGCGGGATATGTCGGTGAGGATGTCGAAAGTATCCTTTCACGTCTTCTTGCTGCTGCAAACTATGACATCGAACTTGCACAACGCGGAATCATCTACATAGATGAGATAGACAAGATCGCAAGAAAAAGCGAATCATCTACAATGGGACGCGATGTCTCAGGTGAAGGTGTACAGCAGGGACTTCTGAAGATATTAGAAGGCGCAGAGGTCTACGTTCCTGTAAAAGGAAGCCGTAAAAACTCTACGACAGAGACTGTTCTTTTTGATACGTCTCATGTCCTTTTTGTCTGTGGAGGGGCGTTTGTAGGTCTTGTCCCGGATACTAACAGTAAAAAAAGCAACAGAGTCGGTTTCGGTTCTGTCAAAGAGAAAGAGGCAAAAGAGTTCAAAGTCGACCAAAAAGCACTTGTCCATTACGGGATCATCCCCGAGTTCATCGGTCGTATCCCTGTTATCGCACAGCTTAAAGAGCTTACGCTTGATCAGATGGTACAGATACTTAAAGAACCTGACAATGCACTTATCAAACAGTTCCAAGCTCTCTTTGAGATGGACGGCATAACGCTCAAATTCGAGGAAAAAGCACTTGAAGCGATCGCAGAACAGGCGATAGAAAAAGGTGTAGGAGCCAGAGGGCTTAGAGGGATCATCGAAGAGGTGATGCTGCCGCTTCAATACTCTTGTCCGTCACGTGACAACTTAGAGACTTGTACCATAACCGAAGCGGTCGTAAAAGACCCGTCAAAAGAACCAATATTTACTTATAAGACAGAAAAGGAAGCATAA